The following are from one region of the Streptomyces fradiae genome:
- a CDS encoding peroxiredoxin codes for MNVGDVVEDFTLPDETGRSRSLSGLLADGPVVLFFYPAALTPGCTAEACHFRDLAGEFHAVGARPVGISTDEVARQQEFAERHSLGYPLLSDPSGETRERFGVKRGFTLAPTKRVTFVIDQDRRVLEVVRSELRMSAHADKALAALRARKV; via the coding sequence ATGAACGTCGGTGACGTGGTCGAGGACTTCACCCTTCCGGACGAAACGGGCCGGTCCCGCTCCCTCTCCGGCCTGCTGGCCGACGGTCCCGTCGTGCTCTTCTTCTACCCGGCGGCGCTCACGCCCGGCTGCACCGCCGAGGCCTGCCACTTCCGGGACCTCGCGGGCGAGTTCCACGCGGTGGGGGCGCGGCCGGTCGGCATCAGCACGGACGAGGTGGCGCGGCAGCAGGAGTTCGCCGAGCGGCACTCGCTCGGCTATCCGCTGCTGTCCGACCCCTCGGGCGAGACCCGCGAACGGTTCGGGGTGAAGCGGGGCTTCACGCTCGCGCCGACGAAGCGTGTCACCTTCGTCATCGACCAGGACCGCCGGGTGCTCGAAGTGGTGCGCAGCGAGCTGCGGATGTCCGCGCACGCGGACAAGGCGCTCGCGGCGCTGCGCGCCCGCAAGGTCTGA
- a CDS encoding PadR family transcriptional regulator yields MSLKHAVLAALLEGEASGYDLAKLFDVSVANFWAATPQQLYRELDRLSEAGLIAARVVQQERRPNKRMFTLTDTGLADLLAYTAHQPKPTAVRDDLLVQVQACDAGDTAAVREHVRERMEGARGKLARYRRMRERMLDGRDEETYLRESERVGPYLTLLRGMAFEEENVRWGERTLVVLGERAGRSAADAPDAGDAGRVTGGTTVG; encoded by the coding sequence ATGTCTCTCAAGCACGCGGTCCTGGCGGCTCTCCTGGAGGGCGAGGCGTCGGGGTACGACCTGGCCAAGCTCTTCGACGTGTCCGTCGCCAACTTCTGGGCGGCCACACCGCAACAGCTCTACCGGGAGCTGGACCGGCTCTCCGAGGCCGGTCTGATCGCGGCGCGGGTCGTGCAGCAGGAACGCCGCCCCAACAAGCGCATGTTCACCCTCACCGACACGGGCCTGGCCGACCTCCTCGCGTACACGGCCCACCAGCCCAAGCCGACGGCGGTCCGCGACGACCTCCTCGTGCAGGTCCAGGCGTGCGACGCGGGAGACACGGCGGCGGTGCGGGAACACGTACGGGAGCGGATGGAGGGGGCGCGGGGGAAGCTCGCGCGCTATCGGCGGATGCGCGAGCGGATGCTCGACGGGCGGGACGAGGAGACCTATCTCCGCGAGTCCGAGCGGGTCGGCCCGTATCTGACGCTGCTGCGCGGCATGGCCTTCGAGGAGGAGAACGTGCGCTGGGGCGAGCGGACCCTCGTGGTCCTCGGCGAACGCGCGGGGCGGTCCGCCGCCGATGCCCCGGACGCCGGCGACGCCGGGCGGGTGACGGGCGGCACTACCGTGGGGTAA
- a CDS encoding FAD-dependent monooxygenase: MGGRTAVVVGAGIGGLAAAVGLRRIGWEVTVLDRAPVLADAGAGISLAANGIRALDALGAGAAVRAAGRGQYTGGTRTPDGSWLARMDGAALERALGSPIVGIPRAELHRLLREALGAGGAPRTGATVTDAVTLPGGKRARVTLHTAEAVEADLVVAADGVGSRLRAALFPAHPGPVYSGSTVLRAITDRPLDLRTDFEITWGRGAEFGHIAFADGRAEWHAVLNAPAGVRPTDPLAVLRRRFAGWHAPVPELLAATRPEAVLHHDITELATPLPSFTAGRVVLLGDAAHAMTPNLGQGACQALEDAVVLAAELDGAADVAAALARYDAARRPRTTAVAAAARRAGRMGQQLSHPLAVPLRNALLRLAPSGAAVRAILRHAAWTPPLTSAFVRE; the protein is encoded by the coding sequence ATGGGAGGACGTACCGCCGTCGTCGTGGGCGCCGGGATCGGCGGCCTGGCCGCCGCCGTGGGACTCCGCCGGATCGGCTGGGAGGTGACGGTGCTCGACCGTGCGCCCGTCCTCGCCGACGCGGGCGCCGGGATCTCCCTCGCCGCCAACGGGATCCGCGCCCTCGACGCGCTCGGTGCCGGCGCGGCCGTACGGGCCGCCGGGCGCGGCCAGTACACCGGCGGCACCCGCACCCCGGACGGCTCCTGGCTGGCCCGGATGGACGGCGCCGCGCTCGAACGCGCCCTGGGCTCCCCCATCGTGGGCATCCCGCGCGCCGAGCTGCACCGACTGCTGCGCGAAGCCCTGGGTGCCGGCGGGGCGCCGCGCACCGGTGCGACGGTGACGGATGCGGTCACGCTCCCGGGCGGGAAGCGGGCCCGGGTGACCCTTCACACGGCGGAGGCCGTGGAGGCGGATCTGGTGGTCGCGGCCGACGGGGTCGGCAGCCGCCTCCGTGCCGCCCTGTTCCCCGCGCATCCCGGGCCGGTGTACAGCGGTTCGACCGTGCTGCGGGCGATCACGGACCGCCCGCTCGACCTCCGTACCGACTTCGAGATCACCTGGGGGCGCGGGGCGGAGTTCGGGCACATCGCGTTCGCCGACGGACGGGCCGAGTGGCACGCGGTGCTCAACGCGCCCGCCGGGGTGCGCCCCACGGATCCGCTCGCCGTGCTGCGCCGGCGCTTCGCCGGCTGGCACGCACCGGTGCCCGAACTGCTCGCCGCGACCCGCCCCGAGGCGGTCCTCCACCACGACATCACCGAACTGGCCACTCCTCTGCCGTCCTTCACCGCGGGCCGGGTGGTGCTGCTCGGCGACGCGGCCCACGCGATGACCCCGAACCTCGGACAGGGCGCCTGCCAGGCGCTTGAGGACGCGGTGGTCCTGGCGGCCGAGCTGGACGGGGCCGCGGACGTGGCCGCCGCGCTCGCCCGTTACGACGCCGCGCGCCGTCCGCGCACCACCGCCGTGGCCGCGGCGGCCCGCCGTGCCGGGCGGATGGGCCAGCAGCTGAGCCACCCGCTCGCGGTGCCGCTGCGCAACGCGCTGCTGCGGCTCGCGCCCTCGGGCGCCGCGGTCCGCGCGATCCTCCGGCACGCCGCCTGGACCCCACCTCTCACCAGCGCTTTCGTGCGTGAATAG
- a CDS encoding TetR/AcrR family transcriptional regulator, whose protein sequence is MPTPVRAAPSTRRTLLADAALGVLADAGMRGLTHRAVDAAAGLPAGTTSAYFRTRSALLTALVRRLVELDQAELTAAAEHAPVLRTADDLVHGLAALVAARTSGDGLRRSLARYACVLESVRDPELRDILVPRENPGRDAVRAFLTARGVADPEARTLTLLACVDGLVLDRVVAGPDAAGGGTGAIEGLVAAALRP, encoded by the coding sequence ATCCCCACCCCCGTACGCGCCGCACCGTCCACCCGCCGCACCCTGCTGGCCGACGCCGCCCTCGGCGTCCTCGCCGACGCCGGGATGCGCGGCCTCACCCACCGGGCGGTCGACGCCGCCGCGGGTCTGCCGGCGGGCACGACCTCCGCGTACTTCCGCACCCGTTCCGCGCTGCTCACCGCGCTCGTACGGCGGCTCGTCGAGCTCGACCAGGCCGAACTGACGGCCGCCGCCGAGCACGCCCCCGTACTCCGGACGGCCGACGACCTCGTCCACGGTCTCGCCGCGCTCGTCGCCGCCCGGACGAGCGGCGACGGGCTCCGGCGCTCCCTCGCCCGCTACGCCTGCGTCCTGGAGAGCGTGCGCGACCCCGAACTGCGGGACATCCTGGTGCCGAGGGAGAACCCCGGGCGCGATGCCGTACGGGCCTTCCTCACCGCCCGGGGCGTGGCGGACCCCGAGGCGCGCACCCTGACCCTGCTCGCCTGTGTGGACGGGCTCGTCCTCGACCGGGTGGTCGCCGGGCCGGACGCGGCCGGCGGCGGGACCGGGGCGATCGAGGGACTGGTGGCCGCGGCCCTCCGGCCGTGA
- a CDS encoding SRPBCC family protein, whose translation MDSRHSGDRGDHAAFVYTTYIRTTPDELWKALTEPGLTRRYWGVAFETDWAVGSPMVWDEGGRTTADPDQVVLIAEPGRMLSYTWHTFTPEWAQAVGIGEEVYARLVDEGRSRVTYTIEPAGDMVKLTVVHDDLAAGGTIRGLVGEGWPALISSLKSLLETGEELPEVPR comes from the coding sequence ATGGACAGCAGACACAGCGGCGACCGCGGAGACCACGCGGCGTTCGTCTACACGACGTACATCCGCACCACGCCCGACGAGCTGTGGAAGGCGCTCACCGAGCCCGGTCTGACCCGCCGCTACTGGGGTGTCGCCTTCGAGACCGACTGGGCCGTCGGCTCCCCCATGGTCTGGGACGAGGGCGGGCGCACCACCGCCGACCCCGACCAGGTGGTGCTCATCGCCGAACCGGGCCGGATGCTCTCGTACACCTGGCACACCTTCACCCCCGAATGGGCGCAGGCCGTCGGCATCGGCGAGGAGGTGTACGCGCGGCTCGTCGACGAGGGGCGCTCCCGGGTCACGTACACCATCGAACCGGCCGGGGACATGGTGAAACTGACCGTCGTCCACGACGACCTCGCTGCCGGCGGCACCATCCGCGGCCTGGTCGGCGAGGGCTGGCCCGCGCTGATCTCCAGCCTGAAGTCGCTCCTGGAGACCGGCGAGGAGCTCCCCGAGGTGCCGCGCTGA
- a CDS encoding Ig-like domain-containing protein, with product MSRRSVKGWSALSVAVGTALALGAAPPAATGRTAAPAGAALLSVGSCPARGMCSASRRTLVLDDSATTLDLDAAAGPVDLALRTAGRFADVTVTDHKGRRVAGTVSPDGARWTSVGPLGAAGRYTARLLVERTHGAEQIVHRTRLTLRTPVAPRGERLTAELGPGKGTYGVGQPLTAELSHPVPATDPEARRAVERALHVSSVPRADGAWHWVGPTTLHYRPRGYWPAHATIRVRSALDGVRVTGGLYGGPSAPLTLTTGARIEAVTDVAAHTMTVLRDGEVVRTIPVTTGKAGYRTRSGVKVVLGKEATVRMRGDSIGIARGSGDFYDLKVRWATRVTWSGEYLHAAPWSLDAQGSEDVSHGCTGMSTEDAAWLFATVREGDVVRVVNGYGERMTPFDNGFGDWNLSWPEWRRGSALGTAAAGPGAGPGTASGAPEGVLTPAL from the coding sequence ATGTCACGCCGAAGCGTCAAGGGGTGGAGCGCGCTGTCCGTCGCCGTCGGCACGGCGCTCGCGCTCGGCGCGGCCCCGCCGGCGGCCACCGGTCGGACGGCCGCCCCCGCCGGCGCCGCACTGCTCTCGGTCGGCTCCTGCCCCGCCCGCGGCATGTGCAGCGCCTCCCGGCGCACCCTGGTCCTCGACGACAGCGCGACCACCCTCGACCTGGACGCCGCCGCCGGACCCGTCGACCTCGCGCTGCGCACCGCCGGACGGTTCGCCGACGTCACCGTCACCGACCACAAGGGCCGCCGGGTCGCCGGAACCGTGAGCCCGGACGGCGCCCGCTGGACCAGCGTCGGGCCGCTCGGCGCCGCCGGCCGCTACACCGCCCGCCTGCTGGTCGAACGCACCCACGGCGCCGAGCAGATCGTGCACCGCACCCGCCTCACCCTGCGCACTCCGGTGGCTCCCCGCGGCGAGCGGCTCACCGCCGAACTCGGCCCCGGCAAGGGGACGTACGGCGTCGGACAGCCGCTCACCGCCGAGCTCAGCCACCCCGTACCCGCCACCGACCCCGAGGCGCGCCGCGCCGTCGAACGCGCCCTCCACGTCAGCTCGGTGCCCCGCGCCGACGGCGCCTGGCACTGGGTCGGGCCCACCACCCTCCACTACCGCCCGCGCGGCTACTGGCCCGCCCACGCCACCATCCGAGTCCGCAGCGCGCTCGACGGCGTCCGCGTCACCGGCGGCCTCTACGGCGGGCCCTCGGCGCCGCTCACCCTCACCACCGGCGCCCGGATCGAGGCCGTCACCGATGTCGCCGCGCACACCATGACCGTGCTGCGCGACGGCGAGGTGGTCCGCACCATCCCGGTCACCACGGGCAAGGCCGGCTACCGCACCCGCAGCGGGGTCAAGGTCGTCCTCGGCAAGGAGGCGACGGTCCGGATGCGCGGCGACTCCATCGGCATCGCCCGGGGCAGCGGCGACTTCTACGACCTCAAGGTCCGCTGGGCCACCCGGGTGACCTGGAGCGGCGAGTACCTGCACGCCGCGCCCTGGTCGCTGGACGCGCAGGGCAGCGAGGACGTCAGCCACGGCTGCACCGGGATGAGCACCGAGGACGCCGCCTGGCTGTTCGCCACCGTCCGCGAGGGCGACGTGGTGCGGGTCGTCAACGGCTACGGGGAGCGGATGACCCCGTTCGACAACGGCTTCGGCGACTGGAACCTCAGCTGGCCCGAGTGGCGGCGCGGCAGCGCCCTCGGCACCGCGGCCGCCGGACCCGGGGCGGGACCCGGAACCGCGTCAGGGGCCCCCGAGGGCGTGCTGACGCCCGCCCTCTGA
- a CDS encoding CU044_2847 family protein, protein MTEPQREREPETGTEIARVALDGGVLYVEARPLGGPADRTDDLEGLEGLGGGRLPDLSGVTAALASFADQIGDALHRAAPDRATVEFGCQLGLQGGKLTALVVQGGVDASLRITLEWNRDQERGRPGLHPVPV, encoded by the coding sequence ATGACCGAACCCCAACGCGAACGCGAACCCGAGACCGGGACCGAGATCGCCCGAGTCGCCCTCGACGGCGGTGTGCTCTATGTGGAGGCCCGGCCCCTCGGCGGCCCGGCGGACCGCACCGACGACCTGGAGGGCCTGGAAGGCCTCGGGGGCGGCCGGCTGCCCGATCTGTCGGGCGTCACCGCCGCGCTCGCCTCCTTCGCCGACCAGATCGGCGACGCCCTCCACCGGGCCGCGCCCGACCGGGCCACCGTGGAGTTCGGCTGCCAGCTCGGCCTCCAGGGCGGCAAACTCACCGCCCTCGTCGTCCAGGGCGGCGTCGACGCCAGCCTGCGGATCACCCTGGAATGGAACCGCGACCAGGAGCGGGGCAGGCCCGGCCTCCACCCCGTCCCGGTCTGA
- a CDS encoding ABC transporter permease → MNLSRPARIALRTAAGLGFAVIYLPLLLVLVGSVNPDRSASWPPPGLTLKWWAAAWENDGAREALWTSVRAGLAATAVALVLGTLIAFAVQRHTFFGREAVSFAVVLPIALPGIVTGIALNSAFGVVLEPLGVGLGLFTVVVGHATFCIVVVFNNVVARLRRLPGSYEEAAMDLGAHTFRTFWDITFPLLRSALLAGGLLAFALSFDEVVVTTFTAGPGVQTLPLWIFDNMTRPQQAPVVNVVAALLVLLSVVPIYAAQRLSSDSAGGGRV, encoded by the coding sequence ATGAACCTCTCCCGCCCCGCCCGGATCGCCCTGCGCACCGCGGCCGGACTCGGCTTCGCCGTCATCTATCTGCCGCTGTTGCTCGTCCTCGTCGGCTCGGTCAACCCGGACCGGTCGGCGAGCTGGCCGCCGCCCGGGCTCACCCTGAAGTGGTGGGCGGCGGCCTGGGAGAACGACGGGGCCCGCGAGGCCCTGTGGACCTCGGTCCGGGCGGGCCTCGCGGCGACCGCCGTGGCCCTGGTGCTCGGCACCCTGATCGCCTTCGCCGTGCAGCGGCACACCTTCTTCGGCCGGGAGGCGGTGTCGTTCGCGGTGGTGCTGCCGATCGCGCTGCCCGGCATCGTCACCGGCATCGCGCTCAACTCCGCGTTCGGGGTGGTCCTGGAGCCGCTGGGGGTGGGGCTCGGGCTCTTCACGGTGGTCGTCGGGCACGCCACCTTCTGCATCGTGGTCGTCTTCAACAACGTGGTGGCGCGGCTGCGGCGGCTGCCCGGCTCGTACGAGGAGGCGGCGATGGACCTGGGCGCGCACACCTTCCGTACCTTCTGGGACATCACCTTCCCGCTGCTGCGTTCCGCGCTGCTCGCGGGCGGGCTCCTCGCCTTCGCGCTGTCCTTCGACGAGGTGGTGGTGACCACCTTCACCGCCGGTCCCGGGGTGCAGACCCTGCCGCTGTGGATCTTCGACAACATGACCCGGCCGCAGCAGGCGCCGGTGGTGAACGTGGTGGCGGCGCTGCTCGTGCTGCTCTCGGTGGTTCCGATCTACGCGGCCCAGCGGCTGTCCTCGGACTCGGCGGGCGGCGGGCGGGTCTGA
- a CDS encoding ABC transporter permease: MTTLSPPPAPRTAADRRTAADRATASVRRFAGALHRRPRVRLAALLTAPLLWLVLAYLGSLAALFLSAFWTTDSFTSEVVRVWSTRNFEELVSSSLYRTVALRTVGVALAVTVLCAVIAFPLAFYTARVASPRRRPLLVVAILTPLWASYLVKVYAWRLILSEGGPLDWALRPLGIEGPGYGLTATVLVLTYLWLPYMILPLHTALEQLPDSLLQASADLGARAGRTFLSVVLPMVWPAMAAGSVFTFSLSLGDYITVQIVGGKTQLIGNLVYSNVTLNLPLAAALGTVPVAVIVLYLLAVRRTGALRSL; the protein is encoded by the coding sequence ATGACCACCCTCTCGCCCCCGCCCGCCCCGCGGACCGCCGCGGACCGCCGGACCGCCGCCGACCGGGCCACCGCCTCGGTCCGGCGGTTCGCCGGGGCCCTGCACCGCAGGCCCCGGGTCCGGCTCGCGGCGCTGCTCACCGCGCCGCTGCTGTGGCTGGTGCTGGCCTATCTGGGCTCGCTGGCCGCGCTGTTCCTCTCCGCCTTCTGGACCACGGACTCCTTCACCTCCGAGGTCGTACGGGTCTGGTCGACGCGGAACTTCGAGGAGCTGGTGAGCTCCTCGCTCTACCGGACGGTCGCGCTGCGGACGGTGGGCGTCGCGCTCGCCGTGACCGTGCTGTGCGCGGTGATCGCCTTCCCGCTGGCCTTCTACACGGCCCGGGTGGCGAGCCCGCGCCGCCGCCCGCTGCTCGTGGTCGCGATCCTCACCCCGCTGTGGGCGAGCTATCTGGTCAAGGTGTACGCGTGGCGGCTGATCCTGTCCGAGGGCGGGCCGCTGGACTGGGCGCTGCGGCCGCTGGGCATCGAGGGGCCGGGGTACGGGCTCACCGCCACCGTCCTGGTCCTGACCTACCTCTGGCTGCCGTACATGATCCTGCCGCTGCACACGGCGCTCGAACAGCTGCCGGACAGCCTGCTGCAGGCCTCGGCCGACCTCGGCGCGCGAGCGGGGCGGACGTTCCTGTCGGTGGTGCTGCCGATGGTGTGGCCGGCGATGGCGGCCGGGTCGGTCTTCACCTTCTCGCTCAGCCTCGGCGACTACATCACCGTGCAGATCGTCGGCGGCAAGACCCAGCTCATCGGCAACCTCGTCTACTCCAACGTCACGCTCAACCTGCCGCTGGCCGCGGCGCTCGGGACGGTGCCGGTGGCCGTGATCGTGCTCTATCTGCTCGCGGTGCGGCGCACCGGGGCGCTGCGCAGCCTCTGA
- a CDS encoding ABC transporter substrate-binding protein, whose amino-acid sequence MRLHRSLLTAAAVSGLLLVTACGSADPAGDGTSGGLNPPPLKAPTALGSPEGQVNLIAWAGYVEDGSNDPKVDWVSGFEKQTGCQVNAKTAATSDEMVALMKTGAYDAVSASGDASLRLIASGDAAPVNTALVPHYADVFAGLKNQEWNSVKGVAYGIPHGRGANLLMYDTAKVTPAPDSWSAVFDGASAHSGKVTAYDSPIYIADAALYLSATKPELGIKNPYALDKKQFDASVALLKAQNEHVGEYWSDYLKEISAFKSGDSAIGTSWQVIANLAKAEGAKVEAVLPKEGATGWSDTWMVSAKAKHPTCAYKWLDWIVSPKANAQVAEYFGEAPANARSCAETAAKDHCATFHASDEEYWKKVRFWTTPIEQCLDGRTDVRCVPYASWVQAWNEIKG is encoded by the coding sequence GTGCGTCTGCACCGCTCGCTCCTGACGGCCGCCGCCGTCTCCGGACTGCTGCTCGTCACCGCCTGCGGCTCGGCCGACCCGGCCGGCGACGGCACGTCCGGCGGACTCAACCCGCCGCCCCTCAAGGCGCCGACGGCCCTCGGCTCCCCCGAGGGACAGGTCAATCTGATCGCCTGGGCCGGCTATGTCGAGGACGGCTCCAACGACCCGAAGGTCGACTGGGTCTCCGGCTTCGAGAAGCAGACCGGCTGTCAGGTGAACGCCAAGACCGCCGCCACCTCGGACGAGATGGTGGCGCTGATGAAGACCGGTGCGTACGACGCGGTCTCGGCGTCCGGCGACGCCTCGCTGCGCCTGATCGCGTCCGGCGACGCGGCGCCCGTGAACACCGCGCTCGTCCCGCACTACGCGGACGTCTTCGCCGGCCTGAAGAACCAGGAGTGGAACTCGGTCAAGGGCGTCGCCTACGGAATCCCGCACGGCCGCGGCGCCAACCTGCTGATGTACGACACGGCGAAGGTCACCCCCGCGCCCGACTCCTGGTCCGCGGTCTTCGACGGCGCCTCCGCCCACAGCGGCAAGGTCACCGCCTACGACTCCCCCATCTACATCGCGGACGCCGCGCTCTATCTCTCCGCCACCAAGCCCGAGCTGGGCATCAAGAACCCGTACGCGCTCGACAAGAAGCAGTTCGACGCGTCGGTCGCGCTGCTCAAGGCGCAGAACGAGCACGTCGGCGAGTACTGGAGCGACTATCTGAAGGAGATCTCCGCATTCAAGAGCGGCGACTCCGCGATCGGCACCAGCTGGCAGGTCATCGCCAACCTCGCCAAGGCCGAGGGCGCGAAGGTCGAGGCCGTGCTGCCGAAGGAGGGCGCCACCGGCTGGTCCGACACCTGGATGGTGTCCGCCAAGGCCAAGCACCCCACCTGCGCCTACAAGTGGCTCGACTGGATCGTCTCGCCGAAGGCCAACGCCCAGGTCGCCGAGTACTTCGGCGAGGCACCCGCCAACGCCAGGTCCTGCGCCGAGACCGCCGCCAAGGACCACTGCGCCACCTTCCACGCGAGCGACGAGGAGTACTGGAAGAAGGTGCGCTTCTGGACCACGCCGATCGAGCAGTGCCTCGACGGCCGCACGGACGTGCGCTGCGTGCCGTACGCCTCGTGGGTGCAGGCCTGGAACGAGATCAAGGGCTGA
- a CDS encoding ABC transporter ATP-binding protein, with amino-acid sequence MEGMAIRLSGLRKSYGRTEAVAGVDLEIPDGEFFSMLGPSGSGKTTVLRMIAGFETPSAGTVELAGRDVTRLAPFERDVHTVFQDYALFPHMTVEQNVAYGLKVRRAPKAERLVRARAALAQVRLEGFGRRRPAELSGGQRQRVALARALVGRPRVLLLDEPLGALDLKLREQMQVELKAIQRQVGITFVFVTHDQEEALTMSDRIAVFHQGRIEQVGPPGEIYERPATPFVAGFVGTSNLLSGRAARTVVGAPGTYSIRPEKIRVVKDPDEPAGPGLTGAAGTVAEVVYLGDATRFLVDLDAGGRLTAVQQNLETSAADLAAFRGARVGLRWRPAHAVPVPVPVPMPEVPTPAAP; translated from the coding sequence ATGGAGGGAATGGCGATCCGGCTCTCCGGACTGCGCAAGAGCTACGGCCGGACGGAGGCGGTCGCCGGGGTCGACCTGGAGATACCCGACGGCGAGTTCTTCTCGATGCTCGGCCCCTCCGGCTCCGGCAAGACCACGGTGCTGCGGATGATCGCCGGCTTCGAGACGCCGAGCGCGGGCACGGTGGAGCTGGCCGGCCGGGACGTCACCCGGCTCGCGCCCTTCGAGCGCGACGTGCACACCGTCTTCCAGGACTACGCGCTCTTCCCGCACATGACGGTCGAACAGAACGTCGCGTACGGGCTCAAGGTGCGCCGCGCCCCCAAGGCGGAGCGGCTGGTACGGGCCCGGGCGGCGCTCGCGCAGGTGCGTCTCGAAGGATTCGGCCGGCGCCGCCCCGCCGAGCTGTCCGGCGGGCAGCGCCAGCGCGTGGCGCTCGCCCGGGCGCTCGTCGGCCGCCCCCGGGTGCTGCTGCTCGACGAACCGCTGGGCGCGCTCGACCTCAAGCTGCGCGAGCAGATGCAGGTGGAGCTCAAGGCGATCCAGCGGCAGGTCGGCATCACCTTCGTGTTCGTCACCCACGACCAGGAGGAGGCGCTGACCATGAGCGACCGCATCGCCGTCTTCCACCAGGGGCGGATCGAACAGGTCGGCCCGCCCGGCGAGATCTACGAGCGCCCGGCCACCCCGTTCGTCGCCGGCTTCGTCGGCACCTCCAACCTGCTGAGCGGCAGGGCCGCGCGGACCGTGGTCGGCGCCCCCGGCACGTACAGCATCCGGCCGGAGAAGATCCGCGTCGTCAAGGACCCGGACGAGCCGGCCGGGCCGGGGCTCACGGGCGCGGCGGGCACCGTCGCCGAGGTGGTCTACCTGGGCGACGCCACCCGCTTCCTGGTCGACCTGGACGCCGGCGGCCGGCTCACGGCCGTGCAGCAGAACCTGGAGACGTCGGCCGCCGACCTCGCCGCCTTCCGCGGCGCCCGGGTGGGCCTGCGCTGGCGGCCGGCGCACGCGGTGCCGGTGCCCGTGCCCGTGCCCATGCCCGAAGTGCCGACCCCCGCGGCGCCCTGA
- a CDS encoding FadR/GntR family transcriptional regulator yields the protein MFTPVDTRARVDTVVRRLGDAIELGLLADGEQLPGETELAGQLGVSTVTLREALMALRQQGLVTTRRGRGGGSFVTVPEGPPEDRIRARLADWSTEELRDLGDHWAAVSGAAALLAARRTEPGELRQPARTVEEFAAAADPAARSRLYGRFHVELAAAAQSARLTREEIALQAELGALPVLVLDDPGYVSRVADRHRSVISAVHDEADERARMLAEECVRETVGRLVALRLAPPSRAPEPRPEEDTDGQDHRARPTRRSGA from the coding sequence GTGTTCACCCCCGTCGACACCCGCGCGCGGGTCGACACCGTCGTGCGCCGGCTCGGCGACGCCATCGAACTCGGCCTGCTCGCCGACGGCGAGCAACTCCCCGGCGAGACCGAGCTCGCCGGACAGCTCGGCGTCTCCACCGTCACCCTGCGCGAGGCCCTCATGGCCCTGCGGCAGCAGGGACTCGTCACCACCCGCCGCGGCCGCGGCGGCGGCAGCTTCGTCACCGTCCCCGAGGGCCCGCCCGAGGACCGGATCCGCGCCCGGCTCGCCGACTGGTCCACCGAGGAACTGCGCGACCTCGGCGACCACTGGGCCGCCGTCTCCGGCGCCGCCGCGCTGCTCGCCGCCCGCCGCACCGAGCCCGGTGAGCTGCGGCAGCCCGCCCGTACCGTCGAGGAGTTCGCCGCGGCCGCCGACCCCGCCGCCCGCAGCCGGCTCTACGGCCGCTTCCACGTCGAACTCGCCGCCGCGGCCCAGTCGGCCCGGCTCACCCGCGAGGAGATCGCCCTCCAGGCCGAGTTGGGCGCCCTCCCGGTCCTTGTCCTGGACGATCCGGGGTATGTCTCCCGCGTGGCGGATCGTCACCGCTCCGTGATCTCGGCCGTGCACGACGAGGCCGACGAGCGGGCCAGAATGCTGGCCGAGGAGTGCGTGCGCGAGACCGTGGGCCGACTGGTCGCCCTGCGGCTCGCGCCGCCCAGCCGCGCCCCCGAGCCGCGTCCCGAGGAGGACACCGATGGCCAGGACCACCGGGCCCGCCCGACCCGACGAAGCGGCGCCTGA